In Marinomonas posidonica IVIA-Po-181, a single window of DNA contains:
- the rsfS gene encoding ribosome silencing factor yields MSQINLTADQILAFAVEALEDVKGDKITVLNVADHTDMMDYMVICTGTSKRHVHSLGQNVFEFLKQKGLQPLGTEGRDMGSDWVLVDLHDVVVHVMTEEARTFYDLEKLWDIKPEER; encoded by the coding sequence ATGAGTCAAATTAATCTCACAGCGGATCAAATCTTAGCGTTTGCTGTCGAAGCGTTAGAAGATGTCAAAGGTGACAAGATCACTGTGTTGAATGTAGCGGATCATACAGACATGATGGACTACATGGTCATTTGTACCGGTACATCGAAAAGACACGTTCACTCATTAGGGCAAAACGTGTTCGAGTTTCTAAAACAGAAGGGGTTGCAGCCTTTAGGTACGGAAGGTCGTGATATGGGAAGTGATTGGGTGTTAGTGGATTTACATGACGTTGTGGTGCATGTGATGACAGAAGAAGCTCGTACTTTCTACGATCTAGAAAAATTATGGGATATTAAGCCAGAAGAAAGATAA
- the rlmH gene encoding 23S rRNA (pseudouridine(1915)-N(3))-methyltransferase RlmH, which translates to MRVRLIAVGNKMPKWVVQGYEDYAKRLPKDFALETVEIPMSPRGKNTDIAKAIRKEGDAMLDAIPAGDKVIAMEVLGKEWSTEQLADQTGQWRMDGYNVSLLVGGPDGLDPRCTARADQVWSLSRLTLPHPMVRIILAEQIYRAWTLMNNHPYHR; encoded by the coding sequence ATGCGTGTGCGATTGATTGCTGTCGGAAATAAAATGCCCAAATGGGTAGTCCAGGGTTATGAGGATTATGCCAAGCGTCTTCCGAAAGATTTTGCGTTAGAAACCGTAGAGATTCCTATGTCTCCTCGGGGTAAAAATACGGATATAGCAAAAGCGATTCGCAAAGAAGGTGACGCCATGCTGGATGCGATTCCGGCAGGCGACAAGGTCATTGCGATGGAGGTATTAGGTAAAGAGTGGTCAACTGAGCAGCTGGCTGACCAAACCGGGCAATGGCGTATGGATGGTTATAATGTCTCTTTATTGGTTGGTGGTCCAGATGGTTTGGATCCTAGGTGTACTGCACGAGCAGATCAAGTCTGGTCACTATCACGTCTAACCCTTCCTCATCCAATGGTGAGAATCATATTGGCTGAGCAAATATATCGAGCTTGGACTTTAATGAATAATCATCCGTATCACAGGTAG
- the mrdA gene encoding penicillin-binding protein 2 — protein sequence MSRQDQQFRNYRQEQRLTQHRVVAAAIFVIVLVCILLARLFYLQVIEYDLYQTKADDNRVMLVTDPPPRGLIYDRNGLVLADNRPIHSLTVTPERVEDFIGLRKELSNIIEISDSEWENFDSRLREYRRPYQSITLKSQLTDEEWARVSVDLYRLDGVQVEAQLTRYYPYGEAFAHAVGYVGRITANDLKRVDQQAYQGALFIGKTGIEGFYEKELFGEAGFSKVEVNARGRIMSQLERQSPVPGRDLHLYLDARLQQYAYDLLGDYKGSVVAIDPETGGILALVSKPGFDPNLFVRGISVADYSTLRQSKKLPLFNRALRGGYPPASTIKPFMALAGLEYGFASWTERYFAKGYYQINPDGRRYRDWKRTGHGWINLERSIIESVDTYYYQLSNKMGITPIHNFLSRFGFGRSTLLDLNGDSSGLLPSNEWKKAKYKEPWYPGDSVNVGIGQGFMVATPMQIASATSALASRGRYFYPRMADKIGDDAAQFEGDLGGEHDIILKDQGNWERMVNAMRKVITDSLGTARRLQGTKYDIAGKTGTGQVFSLQEDEEYDSEKLDKRLHDHALFIGFAPAKAPKISVFAIFENGGSSSKPADLSKKLFDAYLYGKYPPHYDYLKGKGND from the coding sequence GTGAGTCGTCAAGATCAACAATTCCGTAATTATCGTCAAGAGCAGCGCCTCACTCAGCATAGGGTGGTTGCCGCTGCAATCTTTGTCATAGTCTTAGTTTGTATTTTGTTGGCTCGCCTGTTTTACCTGCAGGTGATTGAATACGATTTGTATCAAACCAAAGCCGATGACAACCGCGTCATGCTGGTGACAGATCCTCCTCCCCGAGGTTTAATCTATGACCGCAATGGTTTAGTGCTGGCTGATAATCGTCCCATTCACAGTTTGACGGTGACACCGGAACGGGTTGAGGATTTTATTGGGCTGAGAAAAGAGCTGTCCAACATCATAGAGATCTCTGACAGCGAATGGGAAAACTTTGACAGTCGTTTGAGAGAATATCGCCGCCCTTACCAATCCATCACGTTAAAATCACAATTAACGGACGAAGAGTGGGCTCGTGTTTCTGTTGATCTGTATCGTCTTGATGGTGTGCAAGTTGAGGCTCAGTTAACGCGTTATTACCCATATGGTGAAGCTTTTGCTCATGCAGTAGGGTATGTGGGGCGAATTACGGCGAACGATTTAAAGCGTGTTGATCAGCAAGCTTATCAAGGGGCTCTGTTTATAGGTAAAACGGGCATAGAAGGTTTCTACGAAAAAGAACTGTTTGGTGAGGCGGGATTTAGCAAAGTCGAAGTAAATGCTCGTGGCCGTATTATGTCTCAATTGGAGCGACAGTCTCCTGTGCCTGGTCGCGATCTGCACCTGTATTTGGATGCTCGACTACAGCAATATGCCTATGATTTATTGGGGGACTATAAAGGCTCTGTCGTGGCGATTGACCCCGAAACCGGTGGCATCCTTGCGTTAGTGTCTAAGCCGGGCTTCGATCCCAATTTATTTGTCCGCGGGATTTCCGTTGCAGATTATTCAACTCTTAGACAGTCTAAAAAACTTCCTTTGTTTAATCGTGCATTGCGTGGAGGTTATCCTCCAGCTTCGACCATTAAGCCTTTCATGGCGTTAGCCGGTCTGGAGTACGGTTTTGCCTCTTGGACTGAACGATATTTTGCGAAAGGGTATTATCAGATTAACCCGGATGGCCGTCGTTATCGAGATTGGAAGCGAACAGGTCATGGTTGGATCAATTTAGAGCGTTCCATTATTGAGTCGGTTGATACCTATTATTATCAATTATCCAATAAAATGGGCATCACGCCTATTCATAACTTTCTTTCCCGTTTCGGGTTTGGTCGCAGTACCTTATTGGATTTGAATGGTGATAGCTCTGGTTTGTTGCCTTCAAATGAGTGGAAAAAAGCCAAATATAAAGAACCTTGGTATCCAGGGGATTCGGTTAACGTTGGCATAGGTCAGGGCTTTATGGTGGCAACGCCAATGCAAATTGCCTCAGCCACTTCAGCATTGGCCAGTCGGGGACGTTATTTTTATCCACGTATGGCCGATAAAATTGGCGACGATGCCGCTCAGTTTGAAGGCGATTTGGGTGGTGAACACGATATTATTCTCAAGGATCAAGGTAATTGGGAACGAATGGTGAATGCCATGCGTAAAGTGATCACCGATTCCTTGGGAACGGCAAGACGATTACAGGGAACCAAATACGACATAGCTGGTAAAACAGGGACTGGTCAAGTATTCAGTCTTCAAGAAGACGAAGAATACGATTCTGAAAAACTCGATAAGCGTCTTCATGACCATGCATTATTCATTGGTTTCGCGCCCGCGAAAGCCCCTAAAATTTCGGTCTTTGCTATTTTTGAAAATGGTGGCAGTAGTTCAAAACCCGCCGATTTAAGTAAAAAACTGTTTGATGCTTACCTCTATGGTAAGTATCCACCGCACTATGATTATTTAAAAGGGAAAGGCAATGACTGA
- the rodA gene encoding rod shape-determining protein RodA, with protein MTESLYRRVLTFANARLWQLVHIDILLIGSLLLLIGGGLFVLYSASGQNVAMIERQVFRFTVGLMVCLVLAQLPPKYMRRASPTLYIFIVLLLLGVLMFGVGAKGAQRWLPLPGGLRFQPSEIMKIVMPMMVAWYFSDKALPPSFKQIVMVIGLIVAPVLLIAKQPDLGTSLLVAVSGIFALFLAGLGWRYILGAASLAPIAGYTLWQVMHDYQKQRVLTFLNPESDPLGSGWNIIQSKTAIGSGGLYGKGWLEGTQAQLDFLPESHTDFIIAVLAEEFGMLGCGLLICAYLLVIARGLYISAMAEDNYARLLAGSLTLTFFVYMFVNIGMVSGILPVVGVPLPLVSYGGTSIITIMATFGILMSIQTHKRAI; from the coding sequence ATGACTGAGAGTTTGTATCGCAGGGTGCTTACCTTCGCTAATGCTCGGCTTTGGCAGTTAGTCCATATCGATATTTTGTTGATTGGTTCCTTGTTGTTATTGATTGGCGGTGGTTTGTTTGTGCTGTATTCGGCTTCAGGTCAGAATGTCGCCATGATTGAACGACAAGTCTTTCGTTTCACTGTGGGCTTGATGGTGTGTTTGGTGTTGGCGCAATTGCCGCCTAAATATATGCGCCGTGCATCGCCGACCTTGTACATTTTTATTGTCCTATTATTGCTTGGTGTGCTGATGTTTGGGGTTGGGGCAAAAGGCGCTCAACGCTGGTTACCTCTGCCTGGTGGATTACGTTTTCAACCGTCTGAAATTATGAAGATTGTCATGCCGATGATGGTGGCTTGGTATTTTTCAGATAAAGCTTTACCACCCAGTTTTAAGCAAATTGTGATGGTCATCGGGTTAATTGTTGCACCTGTATTGTTGATTGCTAAGCAACCCGATTTGGGGACGTCTTTGCTGGTTGCGGTATCTGGGATCTTCGCGTTGTTTTTGGCAGGACTTGGTTGGCGTTATATTTTGGGAGCGGCATCATTGGCTCCCATTGCAGGGTATACCTTATGGCAGGTTATGCATGACTATCAAAAACAACGTGTCCTGACGTTTTTAAATCCTGAAAGTGACCCACTTGGTTCAGGTTGGAACATCATTCAATCAAAAACCGCCATCGGCTCGGGTGGTTTATATGGTAAAGGTTGGCTAGAGGGAACACAGGCTCAGCTAGATTTTTTACCTGAGAGCCATACCGATTTCATCATTGCCGTATTGGCAGAAGAGTTTGGTATGCTTGGGTGTGGATTGTTGATTTGTGCCTACCTATTGGTTATTGCCCGAGGTTTATACATTTCGGCCATGGCCGAAGATAATTATGCACGCTTGCTGGCGGGCAGTCTTACTCTGACATTTTTTGTTTATATGTTTGTAAATATTGGTATGGTTTCAGGAATTTTGCCTGTAGTTGGGGTACCCTTACCCCTAGTCAGCTATGGCGGTACTTCCATCATTACCATTATGGCGACGTTTGGGATTTTAATGTCGATTCAAACACATAAAAGAGCGATATAA
- the mltB gene encoding lytic murein transglycosylase B, whose translation MIKLAASVIVAIGLTACSAVEQKDLPANSGVSNALLEDKPQEWADSYAGNPSVQDFIEKMATQHGYDRKTLELAFSHIKRRPKVIEKSDNQPEVLIPYYQYKTRFVNKDRMRAGQKFAQRNAKWLDKAELEFGIDPHVVVALIGVETYYGRITGSKDVFTSLTTLAFDYPRRKDYFQSELEAYLLLAREEEWNIGETKGSYSGAMGMVQFMPSNYQKLALDYDQDGHIDLWHSEADAIGSVANYLKHHGWTTDQPWFVTAQVADLAKVEEEVNKGRSPSKDMTEWSAIKVLPTQPFVIDKTGLIGLRTAPEEVSYWLAYENFFTVMDYNPSRRYAMSVLELAKSIEAYDAK comes from the coding sequence ATGATTAAGCTAGCAGCTTCGGTAATTGTTGCAATTGGTTTAACTGCATGCAGCGCTGTTGAGCAAAAGGATTTGCCGGCTAACTCAGGAGTGAGTAATGCTTTGCTTGAAGACAAACCCCAAGAATGGGCGGACTCTTATGCTGGTAATCCGTCAGTGCAAGATTTTATTGAGAAAATGGCAACACAACATGGCTATGATAGAAAAACGCTAGAATTGGCATTTTCTCACATTAAGCGCCGACCTAAGGTGATTGAAAAGTCTGACAATCAACCGGAAGTTTTAATTCCTTATTACCAATACAAAACGCGCTTCGTCAATAAAGATCGTATGAGAGCGGGACAGAAATTTGCTCAGCGAAATGCCAAGTGGCTGGATAAAGCTGAGCTGGAGTTTGGCATTGATCCTCATGTTGTGGTGGCGCTGATTGGGGTGGAAACATACTACGGTCGCATCACAGGTTCGAAAGATGTGTTCACTTCCTTAACCACTCTCGCATTTGATTATCCAAGACGAAAAGATTACTTCCAAAGTGAATTAGAAGCTTATCTTTTGCTTGCTCGAGAGGAAGAATGGAACATTGGCGAGACAAAAGGGTCATACAGTGGTGCGATGGGAATGGTTCAGTTCATGCCCAGTAATTATCAAAAATTGGCCCTGGATTATGATCAAGATGGTCACATTGACTTGTGGCACTCGGAAGCCGATGCCATTGGTAGTGTGGCGAATTATTTAAAACACCATGGTTGGACAACGGATCAGCCTTGGTTTGTCACGGCGCAAGTGGCCGATCTTGCTAAGGTTGAAGAGGAAGTCAATAAAGGACGTTCACCCAGTAAGGACATGACAGAGTGGTCGGCAATAAAGGTGCTACCCACTCAGCCCTTTGTGATTGATAAAACGGGCTTGATCGGCTTACGAACAGCGCCAGAAGAGGTGTCTTACTGGTTAGCATATGAAAATTTTTTCACGGTGATGGATTATAATCCTAGTCGTCGTTATGCCATGTCTGTTTTGGAATTAGCGAAAAGTATCGAGGCTTATGACGCAAAGTAA
- a CDS encoding septal ring lytic transglycosylase RlpA family protein, which produces MSTRHVLGHDGSNIDLDKASGGGRYSILQDHAPSGDVKVDHLPDLVPKWEPKSRGGNKNPYEVWGKKYWVMDSAKGYTAEGTASWYGKKFHGHKTSNGEIYDMYAFSAAHKSLPLPTFLKVTNLDNDRSVIVRVNDRGPFHGNRLIDLSYAAAVRLDYHKKGLARVRIEAITPAKGETYTSADAVKETPQALPNKASAVSKGADASTPDLVFTHLQLGAFSSEASAEKLKQRLFETFDTSVRVEVNKQGDGLYKVLVGPYKEINELQQWQGKLQENGFGSPVRVALVP; this is translated from the coding sequence ATGAGCACACGGCACGTGCTTGGTCATGATGGTAGTAACATCGATTTGGATAAAGCCTCTGGTGGCGGTCGATATAGTATTCTTCAGGACCATGCACCAAGTGGTGATGTAAAGGTGGATCACTTACCGGATTTGGTGCCGAAATGGGAGCCCAAAAGTCGTGGCGGCAATAAAAACCCTTATGAAGTCTGGGGCAAAAAGTATTGGGTGATGGATTCAGCCAAAGGTTATACCGCCGAAGGCACTGCATCTTGGTACGGTAAAAAATTTCATGGGCATAAAACTTCAAATGGGGAAATATATGATATGTATGCTTTCTCAGCGGCCCATAAGTCTTTGCCATTACCAACGTTTTTGAAAGTCACCAATCTGGATAATGATCGATCTGTGATTGTTCGAGTAAATGACCGTGGGCCTTTCCATGGTAATCGATTAATTGATCTGTCGTATGCGGCCGCGGTGCGATTGGACTATCATAAAAAAGGGTTGGCAAGAGTTCGTATTGAAGCCATTACACCTGCAAAAGGTGAAACCTATACTTCTGCCGATGCTGTCAAAGAGACGCCTCAGGCCCTACCGAATAAGGCTTCTGCTGTTTCTAAAGGCGCGGATGCAAGTACACCAGATTTGGTTTTTACGCATTTGCAGCTTGGGGCCTTTAGCAGTGAAGCCTCAGCGGAAAAGTTAAAGCAACGTTTATTTGAAACGTTCGACACGAGTGTTCGTGTTGAGGTCAATAAACAAGGGGATGGTCTTTATAAAGTCTTAGTAGGACCTTATAAAGAAATTAATGAGTTACAGCAGTGGCAGGGAAAACTACAAGAAAATGGATTCGGAAGTCCGGTAAGAGTGGCTTTAGTTCCCTAA
- a CDS encoding D-alanyl-D-alanine carboxypeptidase family protein, producing MKKLLATLSIVFGLVSTPVSAAPSLIPTPPQLSASSYILMDAYTGDVLVSHNADEALPPASLTKLMTAYIIEYELARGNLSFSDQVSVSEKAWRMEGSRMFIREGTRVSLEDLMRGIIIQSGNDASVAAAEYVAGSESAFADLMNQHAQLLGMKNSHFVNATGFPAEGHYSSAHDLAKLSRATILQFPENYKMYAEKEFKYNNIKQPNRNKLLWRDKTVDGLKTGHTEEAGYCLAASAVRNGTRLITVVMGTKSDQARATESQKLLDYGFRYYETRKLYSRGQVVNNAKVWGGSQSNVKVGFAEDVLVTIPRQQGDSLPATLDMTKEITAPIAVGDILGKVIVGTDGNILLEQPVVALEAVEEGGFFKRMFDKIRLFFAKLF from the coding sequence ATGAAAAAACTTCTCGCGACTTTATCAATTGTATTTGGCCTTGTATCTACGCCTGTTTCGGCCGCTCCTTCACTGATTCCTACTCCACCACAACTGTCCGCTAGTAGTTATATCTTAATGGATGCTTACACGGGAGATGTGCTGGTTTCTCATAATGCTGATGAAGCATTACCGCCAGCCAGCCTAACCAAATTAATGACTGCTTACATCATCGAATATGAGCTAGCTCGTGGTAACTTGTCTTTTAGTGATCAGGTCAGTGTCAGTGAAAAAGCTTGGCGCATGGAAGGTTCACGTATGTTTATTCGTGAAGGTACACGAGTATCTTTGGAAGATTTGATGCGTGGCATTATCATCCAGTCTGGTAATGATGCCAGTGTAGCAGCGGCTGAATACGTGGCAGGCAGTGAATCGGCGTTTGCCGATCTAATGAATCAACATGCGCAACTCTTAGGGATGAAAAACTCGCATTTTGTGAATGCCACTGGCTTTCCGGCCGAAGGTCATTACTCCAGTGCTCACGATCTTGCCAAGTTGTCTCGCGCGACCATTTTGCAGTTCCCAGAAAACTACAAAATGTATGCTGAAAAAGAATTTAAATACAACAACATCAAGCAACCTAATCGTAATAAATTATTGTGGCGTGACAAAACCGTTGATGGCTTGAAAACCGGCCACACCGAAGAGGCTGGCTACTGTTTGGCAGCTTCGGCTGTGCGTAACGGTACACGTTTAATTACGGTTGTTATGGGGACAAAATCAGACCAAGCACGTGCGACAGAGTCGCAAAAACTTTTGGATTATGGCTTCCGTTACTACGAGACTCGTAAGCTGTATAGCCGTGGTCAAGTTGTCAACAACGCTAAGGTATGGGGCGGTAGCCAATCGAATGTGAAAGTTGGTTTTGCCGAAGATGTTTTAGTCACCATTCCCCGTCAACAAGGAGACTCTTTACCAGCCACATTGGATATGACGAAAGAAATTACAGCGCCAATCGCAGTTGGTGACATATTGGGTAAAGTCATTGTTGGCACGGACGGGAATATTCTGCTTGAGCAACCTGTGGTTGCTTTGGAAGCGGTCGAAGAGGGTGGTTTCTTCAAGCGTATGTTTGATAAAATCAGACTTTTCTTTGCAAAATTATTTTAA
- a CDS encoding HP0495 family protein — protein MALITKEGDQVGKQPDAPKIEFPCENYVVKVVTMDAEGVHAEVVECFKTHAPEMDPKAVSMNRSSKGRFVSYSFRIIAQSEAQLSALHTDLMSVSAVKMVM, from the coding sequence ATGGCGTTAATTACGAAAGAAGGCGATCAGGTAGGTAAGCAACCTGATGCGCCAAAAATTGAATTTCCTTGCGAAAACTATGTGGTGAAAGTCGTGACCATGGATGCTGAAGGTGTTCATGCTGAGGTTGTTGAGTGTTTTAAAACGCATGCACCTGAGATGGATCCTAAAGCCGTGAGCATGAATCGTTCTAGTAAAGGGCGCTTCGTAAGCTATAGTTTTCGTATCATCGCTCAGAGTGAAGCTCAGTTATCCGCATTGCATACTGATTTGATGTCAGTAAGCGCTGTGAAAATGGTTATGTAA
- the lipB gene encoding lipoyl(octanoyl) transferase LipB — protein MTLDLVCRDLGVVEYEDTWERMKQFTQVRNKDDADEIWLLEHPSLFTQGQAGKEEHLLAPGDIPVYQADRGGQVTYHGPGQLIAYVLIDLKRLGIGVRDLVSVLENSIVKVLALNGIEAYAKPDAPGVYVDEKKIASLGLRVRRGCSFHGLALNVDMDLTPFNRINPCGYQGLQMVDMKRLYTGATLSDTKIQLANQLAEHLGYTSPTIQQGWN, from the coding sequence ATGACGTTAGACTTGGTTTGCCGCGATCTTGGCGTGGTCGAGTATGAAGATACTTGGGAGCGCATGAAGCAATTTACTCAAGTGCGTAACAAGGACGATGCAGACGAAATTTGGTTGTTAGAGCATCCTTCTCTTTTTACTCAGGGGCAAGCTGGGAAAGAAGAGCATCTGTTAGCGCCTGGCGATATTCCTGTTTATCAAGCTGACCGTGGTGGTCAGGTGACTTATCATGGCCCTGGGCAACTGATCGCGTATGTTCTAATTGATTTAAAACGGTTGGGAATCGGTGTCAGAGATCTTGTGTCTGTGCTGGAAAACTCAATTGTTAAGGTGTTGGCGTTGAATGGCATTGAGGCCTACGCTAAGCCAGATGCACCAGGTGTTTATGTTGATGAAAAGAAAATTGCATCACTGGGCTTAAGGGTTCGACGAGGTTGCTCTTTTCATGGTCTGGCGCTGAATGTGGATATGGATCTCACACCGTTTAATCGCATCAACCCATGCGGCTATCAAGGGCTGCAGATGGTTGATATGAAGCGTCTATATACTGGCGCAACGTTATCAGATACGAAAATCCAGTTGGCCAACCAGCTAGCTGAACACCTCGGATATACCAGTCCGACTATCCAACAAGGGTGGAACTAG
- the lipA gene encoding lipoyl synthase translates to MTAERKRVVQGEKLRGADKMARIPVKIVPTEEIPRKPEWLRVRMPASPEIARIKSTLREHKLASVCEEANCPNLGECFSNGTATFMIMGEICTRRCPFCDVAHGRPNALSQDEPKELAAAIRDMKLKYVVITSVDRDDLRDGGAQHFVDCIRETRAESPNIEIETLVPDFRGRMEVAVNTLEQAPPDVFNHNLESIPRLYRQVRPGSDYQWSLDLLKNFKDRCPDVPTKSGLMVGMGETFEEIVEVLKDLRAHNVDMLTIGQYLQPSKHHFPMARFVPPEEFARYEEVAKELGFKHAACGPLVRSSYHADKQAHGERVS, encoded by the coding sequence ATGACAGCAGAACGCAAACGCGTTGTTCAAGGGGAGAAATTACGTGGCGCCGATAAGATGGCACGTATCCCTGTTAAAATTGTACCAACAGAAGAGATCCCTCGTAAGCCAGAGTGGCTTCGAGTTCGTATGCCAGCGTCACCGGAAATTGCTCGTATTAAGAGCACATTGCGTGAGCACAAATTGGCCTCTGTATGTGAAGAAGCGAACTGCCCAAATTTAGGTGAATGTTTCAGTAACGGTACGGCAACCTTTATGATTATGGGTGAGATTTGTACTCGTCGTTGCCCATTTTGTGATGTGGCACATGGTCGTCCAAATGCATTGAGTCAAGATGAGCCAAAAGAATTAGCTGCGGCGATTCGTGATATGAAGCTGAAATACGTTGTGATTACCTCGGTTGACCGTGATGATCTTCGTGACGGTGGGGCCCAACACTTCGTTGACTGCATTCGTGAAACTCGTGCTGAGAGTCCGAACATTGAAATCGAGACACTTGTGCCAGATTTTCGTGGTCGTATGGAAGTGGCGGTTAATACGCTAGAGCAAGCACCACCGGATGTGTTTAACCATAATTTAGAATCGATTCCTCGACTGTATCGTCAGGTTCGTCCTGGGTCTGATTATCAGTGGTCATTGGATTTGTTGAAAAACTTCAAAGATCGTTGTCCTGATGTGCCAACCAAATCTGGTTTGATGGTTGGTATGGGTGAAACCTTTGAAGAAATTGTCGAAGTGTTAAAAGACTTACGTGCTCATAACGTGGATATGTTGACCATTGGTCAGTATCTACAGCCTTCTAAACACCATTTCCCAATGGCTCGTTTTGTGCCACCGGAAGAATTTGCGCGTTATGAAGAAGTGGCGAAAGAATTGGGGTTCAAGCACGCGGCTTGTGGTCCTCTAGTACGTTCTTCTTATCATGCTGATAAGCAAGCACACGGTGAACGAGTTTCTTAA
- a CDS encoding GNAT family N-acetyltransferase, translated as MSVFSSTVNQKYFAVVLSVKLMLEDLTHRIMIEKLLMMAKDKPGYLGEESSFGEIYSLITYWQTEATAQDWQEDEMLRRVLSLGEHFWYQEYSIKSCIVTKDMSFKTSNVDLHTSRFPVIKTPRGVLRILEEAQADLLHDYVNAEKHFLAPWEPLRNEAYYSLETCQLRVREMRRDFLEDKGCVLCFLTPDETKMLAYSNYSNIVRGVFQACNLGYSLREVEQGKGLMHEMLTSGIHYMHKEQQIERVQAGYMPRNERSAAVLDRLGFEKEGVARDYLKINGQWEDHILTALILR; from the coding sequence ATGAGCGTATTTAGTTCCACAGTGAATCAAAAATATTTTGCGGTCGTGCTTTCAGTGAAATTGATGCTGGAGGACCTGACTCATCGCATTATGATTGAAAAACTGCTCATGATGGCAAAAGATAAGCCTGGCTATCTTGGTGAAGAGAGTAGTTTTGGTGAGATCTATAGCTTGATTACTTATTGGCAAACAGAGGCGACGGCGCAAGATTGGCAAGAGGATGAAATGTTGCGCAGGGTCTTGTCATTGGGGGAGCATTTTTGGTATCAAGAGTATTCGATTAAATCTTGTATTGTGACTAAGGATATGTCGTTTAAAACCTCTAATGTTGATTTACATACTTCTCGTTTTCCTGTTATCAAGACGCCACGCGGCGTACTTCGTATTTTAGAAGAAGCTCAAGCCGATTTACTGCATGACTATGTGAATGCTGAAAAGCACTTCTTGGCACCATGGGAGCCATTGAGAAATGAGGCCTATTATTCTCTTGAAACCTGCCAGTTGAGAGTGCGTGAAATGCGTCGTGATTTTTTGGAGGACAAAGGCTGTGTTCTGTGCTTTTTGACACCTGATGAGACGAAGATGCTAGCTTACAGTAATTACTCTAACATTGTTCGCGGGGTATTTCAGGCATGTAATCTTGGTTACAGCTTGCGTGAAGTGGAGCAAGGTAAAGGTTTAATGCATGAAATGCTGACTTCTGGGATCCACTATATGCATAAAGAGCAGCAGATTGAGCGTGTTCAAGCAGGTTATATGCCTAGAAATGAACGCAGTGCAGCAGTGTTGGATCGATTGGGTTTTGAAAAAGAAGGTGTGGCCAGAGATTATTTAAAAATCAATGGACAGTGGGAAGACCATATTCTTACGGCTTTGATTTTACGATAA